Proteins encoded in a region of the Acipenser ruthenus chromosome 54, fAciRut3.2 maternal haplotype, whole genome shotgun sequence genome:
- the LOC117398341 gene encoding interferon-induced very large GTPase 1-like, whose amino-acid sequence MKKTQVSQITHFAEYTREVPSSERTLDTTPIIPNPQDQDKPQGPADTSPVTSTGQGIQSMPASRFLCTKPSPPGEIKIDSVEIDYVSLSWDSPVGIDGIPHSFKITFCSSDKSHQDEAIAPSNSTVISKLRPGREYSFTVTTVLENGTQSTPVSTSVCTKTLQKYLHDLGLDQNFKTKLTLSDVLQIGTGSITEEPILSAKSLPHSFLKTLMMVNVKARSIRCSAAESETNTASSDFKISDIMADNDNDEDNVINPLDLITAVLLCTDSFLQQEIMSKMSMCQFAVPLLLPNCDTNQCTLMLWAMRDIVKEWRPSSLPETKGFVENSIVSTAMPLISFVRLGDCSLSKSQILNQVLSNPHQYHDIFVHRNMDCGDVRRRISNGLAEISWYLPCGNKNIDVFPEPLSIANIRGDVSSFQTQFCFLMQSSAAVFLFFDNIGETEYKLLVSLKTIKDRLFLVFNSEVTLKQETLKHMDQIKSELQLQKRQFLVKNRKINDADFVKKLRSTVESIIRNRPHKIKIEDMTAIAKEFGIAIDEESTECQTGKQCAAAITAKIDNVLLFKKKQLPLQDEDWKKLAKLEKEECRLRKAGEKRIEDYKCQLQKEIKELREKQNKHDLTEAMKCFICAISNSNKQERSFFLKWLKLKLDDKAREKLSDLRNQYKKLCNAEHLRENKIKITELDQQISNSSLGIEHFMREIGQIYEAAWSKGSHQQFQYLSSLGADLLLDGFPLELLDGDASNIPVRWVADVLTKLHEKVQHKSRLLVVTVLGVQSTGKSTLLNTMFGVQFAVSSGRCTRGAFMLLIRVKEDLKEELNCDFILVIDTEGLKSTALAQLEDSYEHDNELATLVVGLSDITIINIAMENSTEMKDILQIVVHAFLRMKEVGKKPNCQFVHQNVGNVSAHDNNARDRKKLLQQLNEMTQVAARMEKLDPNIQFTYVVEYDPEHSNWYIPGLWHGIPPMAPVNTGYSESVYEFKKSLIEVLKSCKYQTLPEFLEWMRSLWKAVKHENFIFSFRNSLVAEAYSNLCVEYGKWEWDFQKHMYNWLATAETRISNTKNKSSNLDEFLNRLQDELESQENTTLDKLTKYYESKDGHVNLVESYRATFEISIKTLRTEIENSVTNKLTAAIDFQKGMKKVHDAYGKHKAILEERVLKLLGDCRNINEGLSEEQLKKEFEKMWEETVKGLDFKDLEKRDIVGDVYNQLRKQLKTHAVSVNMVLNEATDLTEYGKTHFNVTDGHFDRAWYKKHLSDNMHLSTHPKEEAEAWVKSITEQCTAFVSHKKSSKTDYHETYTRELLDMLDVKLKEIKKLNTNTQFEVDLKLHICGFAAREFQQMHTHFIVVNDPRKHLENSRQQYCSDFTDLYHEKDQSLKKAEEFTERCLKPAVREYVNKALGIDIQDEMLTGADSVKYSTRSYFQHSILREFLEENHFNNFYFYCTDYEGFVKGWILNRIIDQFSNSKALSDLEVKRFEVITKKIQGAIEKEKNKTLTKSETIFMFVKNICSDLNSDIVISTDNLGLTLIQDKANTDEFTGYLQDCVNDMKKSLSAEFSQGCDIKKKLNSLPYKPQDELFKRVFGCGKQCPFCKVPCEAGGQDHKEHHASVHRPKGLGMYRYERSGKLVETICTSDVYSESTFQNSDTEWKFHPCKGYRKFYPDWNIAPDPSIEASDYWKYVLMKFNEKFAEVYEAKPADAPAEWRKITKERALKSINEVYNMK is encoded by the exons ATGAAGAAAACGCAGGTCAGCCAAATCACTCACTTTGCTGAGTACACCAGAGAAGTGCCCAGTTCAGAGAGAACTCTGGACACTACACCCATCATCCCAAATCCTCAAGACCAGGACAAACCTCAGGGTCCAGCAGACACCTCGCCTGTCACCTCTACTGGTCAAGGGATCCAGAGCATGCCTGCTTCAAGATTTCTCTGTACaa AACCATCTCCTCCTGGAGagataaagatagactcagtggAAATTGATTATGTTTCTCTGAGCTGGGACAGTCCTGTTGGTATAGATGGGATCCCACACAGCTTCAAAATAACTTTCTGCAGCTCTGATAAGAGTCACCAAGATGAAGCCATTgcaccctccaattccactgtcatctctaagctgagacctgggagagagtacagcttcacagtcaccacagtgcTGGAAAATGGGACCCAGAGCACGCCTGTTTCAACATCTGTCTGCACAA AAACTCTACAGAAATATCTGCATGATCTAGGACTGGACCAGAACTTCAAAACCAAACTTACCTTGAGTGATGTCCTTCAGATTGGTACAGGAAGTATAACAGAAGAACCAATTCTGTCAGCAAAATCTCTTCCACATTCCTTTCTGAAAACCCTCATGATGGTGAATGTAAAAGCAAGAAGCATCAGATGCAGTGCTGCTGAGTCAGAAACAAACACAGCATCGTCTGATTTTAAAATCAGTGATATTATGgctgataatgataatgatgaagATAATGTAATCAATCCACTAGATCTTATCACAGCTGTCTTGCTGTGCACTGACAGCTTCTTGCAGCAGGAAATTATGTCAAAAATGTCGATGTGCCAGTTTGCTGTACCTCTCTTGCTACCAAATTGTGACACTAATCAGTGTACATTAATGCTGTGGGCCATGCGAGACATTGTGAAGGAGTGGAGGCCCTCCTCACTACCAGAGACAAAGGGGTTTGTAGAAAACAGTATAGTCAGCACTGCCATGCCATTGATCTCTTTTGTCAGGCTGGGTGACTGCAGTTTATCAAAGTCTCAGATTCTGAACCAGGTTCTCAGTAACCCCCATCAGTACCATGATATCTTTGTCCATCGCAATATGGATTGTGGAGATGTTAGAAGGAGGATATCTAATGGTTTAGCTGAGATCAGTTGGTACCTTCCCTGTGGAaacaaaaatattgatgtttttcCTGAACCACTATCCATTGCTAACATTCGTGGAGATGTCAGTTCTTttcaaacacagttttgttttttaatgcaatcTTCAGCAGCAGTTTTCCTATTTTTTGATAACATAGGGGAAACAGAGTACAAGTTACTGGTTTCCCTTAAAACTATTAAAGACagattgtttttggtttttaattcTGAGGTTACATTAAAGCAGGAAACCCTGAAACACATGGACCAAATAAAATCAGAGTTACAGTTACAAAAAAGACAGTTCTTGGTTAAGAACAGAAAGATCAATGATGCAGACTTTGTAAAGAAGCTTCGCTCTACAGTGGAAAGCATCATACGAAATAGGCCACATAAAATCAAAATAGAAGACATGACTGCTATAGCAAAGGAATTTGGAATTGCTATAGATGAAGAGAGCACTGAATGTCAGACAGGAAAACAATGTGCAGCAGCGATCACAGCCAAAATAGACAATGTTCTGCTATTTAAGAAGAAACAGCTACCATTGCAAGATGAAGACTGGAAGAAACTGGCCAAATTAGAGAAGGAGGAGTGCAGACTACGAAAAGCAGGAGAGAAGCGAATTGAAGACTATAAGTGTCAACTCCAGAAAGAAATAAAGGAACTgcgagaaaaacaaaacaagcatgatTTAACTGaagcaatgaaatgtttcatATGTGCTATATCAAATTCAAACAAACAAGAAAGATCATTTTTTCTTAAGTGGTTGAAGCTGAAATTGGATGATAAAGCACGAGAAAAACTTTCTGATCTCcgaaatcaatacaaaaaactatGTAATGCAGAGCActtaagagaaaataaaataaaaattacagagTTGGATCAGCAAATCTCAAACAGCTCTTTAGGAATTGAGCATTTCATGCGTGAAATTGGGCAGATTTATGAAGCAGCGTGGTCTAAAGGATCTCATCAGCAATTTCAATATCTTTCCAGTTTGGGGGCAGATCTGCTGTTGGATGGCTTCCCTCTTGAGCTGCTGGATGGAGATGCATCAAATATCCCTGTAAGGTGGGTGGCTGATGTTTTAACAAAACTCCATGAGAAAGTTCAGCACAAAAGCAGGCTGCTGGTTGTAACAGTGTTGGGAGTTCAAAGCACTGGGAAGTCTACCCTCCTCAACACAATGTTTGGGGTTCAGTTTGCAGTTAGCAGTGGCAGATGCACAAGAGGAGCCTTCATGCTGTTAATCAGAGTCAAAGAGGATCTTAAAGAAGAGCTGAACTGTGATTTTATCTTGGTAATCGACACTGAAGGTCTCAAATCTACAGCTTTGGCACAACTAGAAGACAGCTACGAACATGACAATGAGCTTGCAACACTGGTTGTAGGTTTGAGTGACATCACCATAATAAACATTGCAATGGAGAACTCCACAGAGATGAAGGATATCCTACAGATCGTGGTGCACGCCTTTCTTAGAATGAAGGAAGTGGGAAAGAAACCAAACTGTCAGTTTGTGCACCAGAATGTGGGGAACGTGTCTGCTCATGACAACAATGCAAGGGACAGAAAAAAGCTTTTACAACAACTGAATGAGATGACACAGGTAGCTGCCAGGATGGAAAAGCTAGATCCCAACATACAATTCACATATGTTGTGGAGTATGATCCTGAACACAGTAACTGGTACATCCCAGGCCTGTGGCATGGTATTCCACCAATGGCTCCAGTGAACACAGGCTACAGTGAAAGTGTATATGAGTTCAAGAAGAGCTTGATTGAGGTGTTAAAAAGCTGCAAATACCAAACTCTTCCAGAGTTCTTGGAGTGGATGAGAAGTTTGTGGAAAGCCGTTAAACATGAGAACTTCATCTTCAGCTTCAGAAATAGTCTAGTGGCTGAGGCTTACAGTAATCTGTGTGTTGAATATGGTAAATGGGAATGGGACTTCCAAAAGCACATGTATAACTGGCTGGCAACTGCTGAGACAAGAATTTCAAATACCAAAAACAAGTCGTCAAACCTTGATGAGTTTCTCAACAGATTACAAGATGAGCTGGAATCACAAGAAAATACAACTCTGGATAAATTGACTAAATACTATGAAAGTAAGGATGGACATGTTAACCTTGTAGAAAGCTACAGAGCAACCTTTGAGATCAGCATCAAAACTCTTAGGACTGAAATTGAAAACTCTGTGACAAACAAGTTGACAGCAGCtattgattttcaaaagggaATGAAGAAAGTACATGATGCCTATGGGAAGCATAAAGCAATATTAGAGGAAAGAGTATTGAAATTGCTTGGAGACTGCAGGAATATAAATGAGGGTTTATCTGAGGAGCAGCTAAAAAAGGAATTTGAAAAGATGTGGGAAGAGACAGTGAAGGGACTGGACTTCAAAGATTTAGAGAAGCGAGACATTGTAGGCGATGTTTATAATCAAttgagaaaacaattaaaaacacatgcaGTTTCAGTTAACATGGTGTTAAATGAGGCCACAGATTTGACTGAATATGGAAAAACACACTTTAATGTAACTGACGGTCATTTTGATCGTGCATGGTACAAAAAACACCTCTCCGATAACATGCACTTGTCAACACACCCCAAAGAGGAAGCAGAGGCGTGGGTGAAATCTATAACAGAACAGTGCACAGCGTTTGTATCACACAAAAAAAGCAGTAAAACTGACTACCATGAGACCTACACCAGAGAGCTGTTAGATATGCTAGATGTCAAGCTGAAGGAAATTAAGAAGCTGAATACCAACACCCAGTTTGAGGTTGATCTGAAGCTGCACATCTGTGGGTTTGCTGCCAGGGAATTCCAACAGATGCACACACATTTCATTGTAGTCAATGACCCCCGGAAACATCTGGAAAACTCTAGGCAGCAGTACTGTTCTGACTTCACAGATCTTTACCATGAGAAGGATCAGAGTCTAAAGAAGGCTGAAGAATTCACTGAGCGCTGCCTCaagcctgcagtgagggaatatGTCAACAAAGCCCTTGGGATAGATATTCAGGATGAAATGCTGACTGGTGCAGACTCTGTGAAATACAGCACACGGTCATATTTCCAGCATTCAATTTTGAGAGAGTTCCTGGAGGAAAatcattttaacaatttttatttttactgtacagACTATGAAGGTTTTGTCAAGGGATGGATATTGAATCGTATTATTGATCAGTTTTCAAACAGCAAAGCCCTTTCAGATTTAGAAGTCAAACGTTTTGaagtaataacaaaaaaaatacaaggagccattgaaaaggaaaaaaataagactTTAACAAAGAGTGAAACCATTTTTATGTTTGTTAAAAACATCTGCAGTGATTTAAACAGTGATATTGTGATTTCCACAGACAATCTTGGATTGACACTTATCCAGGACAAAGCAAACACAGACGAGTTCACTGGGTATCTTCAAGATTGTGTGAATGACATGAAGAAATCTCTAAGTGCAGAATTTTCTCAAGGGTGTGATATCAAAAAGAAGCTTAACAGCCTACCATACAAGCCGCAGGACGAGCTGTTCAAGAGGGTGTTTggttgtggaaagcagtgtcCATTCTGCAAGGTCCCCTGTGAGGCAGGAGGCCAGGACCACAAAGAACACCATGCATCAGTGCATCGACCAAAAGGGCTGGGTATGTACAGATATGAAAGATCTGGAAAACTAGTTGAGACCATATGCACCTCTGATGTATACAGTGAAAGTACATTCCAGAATAGTGACACAGAGTGGAAGTTTCATCCCTGTAAAGGCTATCGGAAATTTTACCCTGACTGGAACATTGCCCCGGATCCCAGTATTGAAGCCTCTGACTACTGGAAGTACGTGCTGATGAAATTTAATGAAAAATTTGCAGAGGTGTATGAGGCAAAGCCTGCTGATGCCCCTGCAGAATGGAGAAAAATAACAAAGGAACGAGCACTGAAGAGTATAAATGAGGTGTATAACATGAAGTAA